A genomic stretch from Falco cherrug isolate bFalChe1 chromosome 1, bFalChe1.pri, whole genome shotgun sequence includes:
- the RNF222 gene encoding RING finger protein 222, with protein MSETSSSKEGPPAECPVCYEKFHPLEAMHRKLSCGHTFCHDCLVKCLLSTKLDGQVQSSIICPVCRYVTFLSKKAALWPPKAGTNPRTLEMPLSPSSLSHLTKAEASNTLVVPSHFVMPVQSFDRCCSTGNSPMDSQGVPGELAREAHIFVISDHGMPLVDTDCGSLGGRSRVDTQSSLSSSSALGVKCCQSPIALAVLLILTVAMLAAVLPWLLLVKRDS; from the coding sequence ATGTCTGAGACCTCGTCCAGCAAGGAGGGTCCCCCGGCTGAGTGCCCAGTGTGCTACGAGAAGTTTCACCCGCTGGAGGCCATGCACCGCAAGCTCAGCTGCGGGCACACCTTCTGCCACGACTGCCTGGTGAAGTGCCTGCTCTCCACCAAGCTCGACGGCCAGGTCCAGAGCAGCATCATCTGCCCCGTCTGCCGCTACGTGACTTTCCTTAGCAAGAAGGCGGCTCTATGGCCACCCAAGGCAGGCACCAATCCCCGGACACTGGAGATGCCTCTGTCACCTTCCTCCTTGTCCCATCTGACCAAAGCAGAAGCCAGCAACACCTTGGTGGTGCCCAGCCACTTTGTGATGCCGGTACAGAGCTTTGATcggtgctgcagcacagggaacaGCCCCATGGACTCACAGGGGGTCCCAGGAGAGCTGGCGCGGGAAGCCCACATCTTTGTCATCAGCGACCACGGGATGCCACTGGTGGACACGGACTGTGGCTCTCTGGGGGGGAGAAGCAGAGTGGACACACAGAGCTCGCTGTCATCCAGCTCGGCCCTGGGGGTGAAGTGCTGCCAGTCACCCATTGCCCTCGCCGTCCTCCTCATCTTGACTGTGGCCATGCTGGCGGCTGTGCTCCCTTGGCTACTGCTGGTGAAGAGGGACTCGTAG